From Thalassotalea euphylliae, the proteins below share one genomic window:
- the astA gene encoding arginine N-succinyltransferase produces the protein MIIIRPIQTSDYDDLHRIAIESGHGFTSLPVNEELLTKRITHSESSFAADVTQPGNEGYLFVMEDTETGEVVGTSGIEAAVGLEDAFYHYHLGKVVHNSRELGIYNTVETLSLCNDYTGASEICTLFLSESHRKNNNGRLLSRFRFLFMAEHSERFSDTVIAEMRGVSDDSGRSPFWAWLEEHFFSMDFPTADYLTGIGKKVFIAELMPKYPIYVNLLSKDAQQVINKVHDKTVPALRLLEAEGFARRGYVDIFDAGPTVEANKNTIRTVAESQKYQVIIGEVDDASNYIICNTKVKGFRATQAPASIRETAKQVVISHGVADALNLGEDDWVRLIAN, from the coding sequence ATGATTATTATACGCCCTATTCAAACCAGCGATTACGACGACTTACATCGCATCGCTATCGAATCAGGACACGGTTTTACATCACTTCCTGTTAACGAAGAACTGCTCACCAAGCGCATTACTCACTCTGAGTCGTCGTTTGCTGCTGATGTGACTCAGCCAGGTAACGAAGGCTACCTGTTTGTGATGGAAGACACCGAAACCGGCGAAGTTGTGGGTACCAGCGGCATTGAAGCGGCAGTTGGCTTAGAAGATGCGTTTTATCACTATCATTTAGGCAAAGTGGTTCACAATTCGCGTGAGCTGGGCATTTACAACACCGTAGAAACGCTATCCTTGTGTAACGACTACACGGGCGCATCAGAAATTTGCACCTTGTTCCTCAGTGAGTCACATCGCAAGAACAACAACGGACGCTTGCTGTCGCGCTTCCGCTTCTTGTTTATGGCGGAGCACAGCGAGCGCTTCTCTGACACAGTGATTGCTGAAATGCGCGGCGTGTCTGATGACAGCGGACGCTCACCATTTTGGGCATGGCTTGAAGAGCACTTCTTCTCGATGGACTTCCCAACCGCAGACTACCTCACGGGTATCGGTAAAAAAGTGTTTATTGCCGAGCTCATGCCTAAGTACCCAATCTACGTCAACCTACTGAGCAAAGACGCTCAGCAAGTGATCAACAAGGTACACGACAAAACGGTTCCAGCTCTGCGTTTGTTAGAAGCAGAGGGCTTCGCTCGCCGCGGTTACGTTGATATTTTTGATGCTGGCCCGACGGTTGAAGCCAACAAAAATACCATTCGCACGGTTGCCGAAAGCCAGAAGTACCAAGTAATTATTGGTGAAGTTGACGACGCCTCAAACTACATTATTTGCAACACTAAAGTGAAAGGTTTCCGGGCGACACAAGCGCCAGCGTCAATACGTGAAACGGCGAAACAAGTGGTGATCAGCCACGGCGTTGCTGATGCACTAAATCTTGGTGAGGACGACTGGGTGCGCTTGATCGCAAACTAA
- a CDS encoding aspartate aminotransferase family protein, producing MSNHFPVDRALFDDVMVPNYSPSAVIPVRGEGSRVWDQQGKEFIDFAGGIAVNCLGHCHPALVGALKEQGEKIWHLSNVMTNEPALRLAKKMVDSTFAEKIYFANSGAESNEAALKLARRWALDNFGAEKSQIISFKQGFHGRTFFTVTVGGQAAYSDGFGPKPGDVVHAEYNNLESFKELISDKTCAVMMEPLQGEGGIVSPTQEFVEGVRELCNEHNALLIFDEVQTGVGRTGELYAYMGLGVTPDILTSAKALGGGFPIGAMLTTTEIAKHLKIGTHGSTYGGNPLACAVGEAAFDTVNDQAVLDGVKAKEKLYFDGLKAINEKYNVFQEIRGKGLLVGAVLTEAYQGRAKDFLNAAMEEGVMTLVAGANIVRFAPSLIIPDADIAEGLARFEKAVAKLSQ from the coding sequence ATGTCGAACCATTTTCCTGTCGACCGCGCGTTATTTGACGATGTTATGGTGCCAAACTACTCACCATCAGCAGTAATTCCAGTACGCGGCGAAGGCTCTCGAGTTTGGGATCAGCAAGGTAAAGAATTTATTGATTTCGCTGGCGGTATCGCGGTGAACTGTTTAGGTCACTGTCATCCAGCATTAGTAGGTGCTTTAAAAGAGCAAGGCGAAAAAATCTGGCACTTATCAAATGTCATGACCAACGAGCCAGCATTGCGTTTAGCGAAAAAAATGGTCGATAGCACCTTCGCTGAAAAAATTTACTTCGCCAACTCAGGCGCAGAGTCAAACGAAGCAGCGTTAAAGCTGGCACGTCGTTGGGCACTAGATAACTTTGGCGCTGAAAAGTCACAAATTATCTCATTTAAACAAGGTTTCCACGGTCGTACCTTCTTCACGGTAACGGTTGGTGGCCAGGCAGCATACTCTGACGGCTTTGGTCCTAAGCCAGGTGATGTCGTGCACGCTGAATACAACAACCTTGAGTCATTCAAAGAACTAATCTCTGACAAGACTTGTGCAGTAATGATGGAGCCACTACAAGGTGAAGGCGGTATTGTTTCACCAACACAAGAATTTGTTGAAGGTGTACGCGAGCTTTGTAACGAGCACAATGCACTATTAATCTTCGATGAAGTACAAACAGGTGTTGGCCGTACGGGTGAACTATACGCCTACATGGGCTTAGGTGTGACACCAGATATTTTAACGTCAGCCAAAGCACTCGGTGGCGGTTTCCCAATCGGCGCTATGTTAACCACAACTGAGATTGCTAAGCACCTGAAAATTGGTACGCACGGCAGCACATACGGCGGTAACCCATTAGCGTGTGCCGTTGGTGAAGCAGCGTTTGATACGGTTAACGACCAAGCGGTTTTAGACGGCGTAAAAGCAAAAGAAAAGCTTTACTTTGATGGTTTAAAAGCAATTAACGAAAAGTACAACGTATTCCAAGAAATCCGTGGTAAAGGTCTATTAGTCGGTGCTGTGCTAACAGAAGCATACCAAGGCCGCGCGAAGGACTTCTTAAACGCCGCAATGGAAGAAGGGGTAATGACTTTAGTTGCTGGCGCTAACATTGTGCGTTTTGCACCGTCATTAATTATTCCAGATGCAGACATTGCTGAAGGTCTTGCACGCTTTGAAAAAGCAGTTGCTAAGCTAAGCCAGTAA
- a CDS encoding HDOD domain-containing protein, whose protein sequence is MQLFEQHDTTWLLYQRYIALCIKKEFAHKLTGTLIKANRQDSEQANRRRELLAVEEQTNQEKAIKEHGEQHYRNQVKNRFFQQVSSELNTEFENKERFYQEFLAIDDAAPAILELLSLRAASLKRVTPLVGSLRWLSKDAINLVNKPQYRKRADVKVTDASLAINYIGLENLKLVMPTFILKHWLPISTPPYPLLKRKLWNNSLAVGLATRALAEAQGIDWYRAFTAGMLSNVGPLAVTRCFLTKFNEFYNQEIEQAYENRDKRLHDALVNIDQSPELLLEQLCTRGYQVGADLIEQMKFDRLPITEPLFDIAFARTTNAMSDLAKLIVKANAYVMLRSLAKEELINNTEAKQLLAVAKISTADLALLKKTDIDHLKLNFA, encoded by the coding sequence ATGCAGCTTTTTGAACAGCACGATACAACTTGGCTCCTTTACCAGCGCTATATTGCCCTGTGTATAAAAAAAGAGTTCGCACACAAACTCACTGGCACTTTGATCAAGGCGAATCGCCAAGACAGTGAGCAGGCAAACCGTCGCCGAGAGCTACTCGCCGTAGAAGAGCAAACTAACCAGGAAAAAGCGATCAAAGAGCACGGTGAGCAACATTATCGCAATCAAGTGAAAAATCGCTTTTTTCAGCAAGTCTCCTCAGAGCTCAATACCGAGTTTGAAAACAAAGAGCGCTTTTATCAGGAATTTCTTGCCATTGACGATGCCGCGCCAGCTATTCTTGAACTGTTGTCGCTGCGTGCTGCTTCATTGAAACGCGTAACACCGCTTGTCGGCAGTTTACGTTGGCTATCAAAAGACGCCATAAACTTGGTCAATAAGCCACAATATCGCAAACGTGCTGATGTCAAGGTGACAGATGCCAGTCTGGCCATTAATTACATCGGGTTAGAAAATTTAAAGCTCGTCATGCCAACCTTTATTCTCAAACATTGGCTACCAATAAGCACTCCCCCCTACCCCTTGTTAAAGCGCAAGCTGTGGAACAACAGTTTAGCGGTTGGGCTGGCAACTCGTGCGCTGGCTGAAGCACAAGGTATTGATTGGTATCGCGCATTCACAGCAGGCATGCTGTCTAACGTTGGGCCATTAGCAGTGACCCGTTGTTTTTTAACTAAATTCAATGAATTTTATAACCAAGAAATTGAGCAAGCTTACGAGAATCGAGACAAACGCCTACACGACGCGCTTGTCAATATCGACCAATCACCAGAGCTTTTGCTCGAGCAGCTGTGTACACGAGGGTATCAGGTAGGTGCCGATTTAATTGAACAAATGAAGTTTGATCGCCTACCGATCACCGAACCTTTATTTGATATCGCCTTTGCTCGCACAACCAACGCAATGAGTGACTTAGCCAAGCTCATTGTCAAAGCCAACGCTTATGTGATGTTACGCAGTCTTGCCAAAGAAGAGCTGATCAATAACACTGAAGCAAAGCAATTGCTGGCTGTCGCCAAAATTAGCACAGCAGATCTCGCCTTGTTAAAGAAAACCGACATCGATCACTTAAAGCTTAACTTTGCCTAG
- a CDS encoding anthranilate synthase component II, which translates to MLLMIDNYDSFTFNLVHYFQSLGQIVKVARNDEISLDEIAELAPEYLVISPGPCDPDKAGISLSAIAEFAGKIPILGVCLGHQSIAQHFGAKVERAKQVMHGKTSYIRHTGTGLFDGLNQPLEVTRYHSLIVNRDSLPDCLKVTAWTTTNSTLSDEADSGKADSSDDEFEEIMALEHQSLPIASVQFHPESVLTEQGHILLNNFLAKYQQHS; encoded by the coding sequence GTGCTGTTAATGATCGACAATTATGATTCTTTTACTTTTAATCTAGTGCACTATTTTCAGTCGCTGGGGCAAATCGTAAAAGTTGCTCGTAACGATGAAATCAGCCTTGATGAAATCGCCGAACTGGCGCCTGAATACTTAGTGATATCTCCTGGCCCATGCGATCCCGATAAAGCCGGCATATCACTATCCGCCATTGCTGAGTTTGCGGGAAAAATTCCAATACTTGGTGTTTGTTTGGGCCATCAGTCCATTGCGCAGCACTTTGGCGCTAAAGTAGAACGAGCGAAACAAGTGATGCACGGCAAAACCAGTTATATACGCCACACTGGCACAGGTTTGTTTGACGGCCTCAATCAACCATTAGAAGTGACGCGTTACCACTCACTGATTGTCAACCGTGATAGCTTGCCAGATTGTTTAAAAGTAACCGCTTGGACAACGACTAACTCAACTCTCAGTGATGAGGCTGATAGTGGCAAGGCAGATAGTAGCGACGATGAATTCGAGGAAATTATGGCGTTAGAGCACCAAAGCTTGCCCATTGCCAGCGTACAATTTCACCCTGAATCCGTGTTGACCGAGCAAGGGCATATACTCCTGAACAATTTCTTGGCAAAATACCAACAGCACAGCTAG
- a CDS encoding TonB-dependent receptor: protein MKTLNLNAISLAIVSLFSATSIAATPPSDIEVIEITAKPFEVPVSSLPGTVQLISQDEIQAQAAVSADVSSLLANLVPSYSPETQMLSSTYQGFRGRKSIVMIDGIVVSNSLRETSRVLASISVENIARIEVIHGASAVYGNGESAGVINLVTHQASSQDIEFWSQVKFDGSIHDADSYGYQFNQRVSGTVDKFSYLGQLNWRDSGEIFDGNSDQIPSDPAGRGGLGELKDIDGLLKFTYQFNQDADLALNAHYRKLENELSFGRKTIFDNVVVVDPTKPFTGDAPYSENQYLQLEFNHQKLSNHKVNIELSVANSENTQANTVKVESDKFAFRFAAQPLSLPRAQDVFTYGIDYQIDETTQHSSRGICEICDVEQTNLAPFAEYQFNFDHFMVQVSARYENFDLDVPSYVATGRYGDAPFFGQQIDGGELSYNKTVFNVGAVYRFTDTEIYGSFSQGYGLGDLRRLRSINVNDVDNYRQALKPVEADNFELGLRGQIDAFSFDLSLYYTDAEHAQSYVDITDQVIYASLQQVDPRLTYDLSQTFNPDAIDALVTRDERTYGAEFSFAYSVSDTLDIGGTLSHSEGEYRHPTNGWIDLNHSRLSPFKATLYANIEFTDHLGANIQANHIGSRGAGDQVNLAIPQNGAFGTFEGYQYYGAGVEGYTTVDVSMYYHTDVGNFALGVKNLFDRVYLPTYAQQGSGSVYGQIDLPANPALDQIESLVRDFAFRDSYHAQGTTFTLSYNVTY from the coding sequence GTGAAAACACTGAATCTCAACGCTATTTCACTAGCAATAGTCTCTCTTTTCTCAGCAACGAGTATCGCAGCAACGCCACCTTCAGATATTGAAGTCATTGAAATTACCGCGAAACCATTTGAAGTCCCGGTATCTTCCCTACCTGGTACCGTACAGCTGATCAGCCAAGATGAAATTCAGGCACAGGCTGCGGTCAGTGCCGATGTTTCTTCACTACTCGCCAATCTAGTGCCAAGCTACAGCCCAGAAACCCAAATGCTGTCCAGTACTTACCAAGGATTTCGCGGTCGAAAATCCATCGTGATGATCGACGGTATCGTAGTCTCTAACTCACTGCGTGAAACCAGCCGGGTACTCGCTTCTATTTCGGTTGAAAACATTGCGCGTATTGAAGTTATTCACGGCGCGAGTGCGGTTTACGGCAACGGTGAATCAGCAGGTGTTATCAATTTAGTGACTCACCAAGCCAGCAGTCAAGACATTGAATTTTGGAGCCAAGTAAAATTTGATGGCTCTATCCATGATGCAGACTCTTACGGTTATCAATTTAACCAACGTGTGTCAGGCACTGTCGATAAGTTCTCGTATCTTGGCCAGCTGAATTGGCGTGACAGTGGTGAAATATTTGATGGTAATAGCGATCAAATTCCCTCAGATCCAGCCGGTCGTGGTGGCTTGGGTGAGTTAAAAGACATTGATGGTCTATTGAAATTCACTTACCAATTCAATCAAGACGCCGATTTAGCGCTCAATGCCCATTACCGCAAGTTAGAGAACGAGTTAAGTTTTGGTCGCAAAACTATCTTCGACAATGTGGTCGTCGTTGATCCAACCAAGCCTTTTACTGGCGATGCCCCTTATAGCGAAAACCAGTACCTGCAACTTGAGTTTAACCATCAAAAATTATCAAATCACAAAGTCAATATTGAGCTTAGCGTTGCCAACAGTGAAAACACGCAAGCGAACACGGTAAAAGTAGAATCTGATAAGTTCGCCTTCCGATTTGCTGCCCAGCCACTTTCCTTGCCACGTGCACAAGACGTGTTTACGTACGGGATCGATTATCAAATTGACGAAACAACTCAGCACAGCAGTCGCGGTATTTGTGAAATTTGCGATGTCGAGCAAACCAACTTGGCACCGTTTGCAGAGTACCAATTCAATTTTGATCACTTTATGGTGCAAGTCAGTGCACGCTACGAGAATTTTGACTTAGATGTACCGAGTTATGTCGCGACAGGTCGCTACGGCGATGCGCCGTTCTTTGGTCAGCAAATTGATGGCGGCGAGTTAAGCTACAACAAAACCGTATTTAATGTTGGCGCTGTGTACCGCTTCACAGATACCGAAATTTATGGTTCATTTTCACAAGGCTACGGTTTAGGTGATCTACGTCGCTTGCGCTCTATCAATGTTAACGATGTTGATAACTACCGCCAAGCGCTAAAGCCGGTTGAAGCCGATAACTTTGAACTGGGTTTACGTGGCCAAATTGACGCGTTCAGCTTTGATTTAAGCCTCTACTACACGGATGCCGAACACGCACAAAGCTATGTCGACATTACGGATCAAGTTATTTACGCCTCATTGCAACAAGTCGACCCAAGACTCACGTATGATTTAAGCCAAACGTTTAATCCTGATGCCATCGACGCCTTAGTGACGCGCGATGAACGCACTTACGGCGCAGAGTTTAGTTTTGCTTACAGTGTGAGTGATACCTTAGATATTGGCGGTACGCTAAGTCACAGTGAAGGAGAATATCGCCATCCAACCAATGGCTGGATTGACTTGAACCATTCGCGTTTAAGCCCATTCAAAGCAACCTTATACGCCAACATCGAATTCACTGACCACCTTGGCGCTAACATTCAGGCTAATCACATTGGCTCACGCGGCGCGGGCGACCAAGTTAACCTTGCCATTCCGCAAAACGGTGCTTTTGGCACGTTTGAAGGCTATCAATATTACGGCGCGGGTGTTGAAGGCTATACAACCGTTGATGTTTCGATGTATTACCACACTGATGTAGGAAACTTTGCACTCGGTGTTAAAAACTTATTTGATCGCGTTTACTTACCGACTTATGCCCAACAAGGTAGCGGTAGTGTTTACGGCCAAATTGATCTGCCAGCAAACCCTGCACTTGATCAAATCGAAAGCTTAGTTCGTGATTTTGCGTTTAGAGACAGCTATCACGCGCAAGGCACTACATTTACGCTAAGCTACAACGTAACTTACTAA
- a CDS encoding biotin-dependent carboxyltransferase family protein gives MTEPNAKTSTKTSTKTSTKVTNKVNAKALKLFTVTQGAERVCLQDLGRKQSSQFGVSASGAADEYALLQANHLVGNQAEEAALEVLLGNIEIAIHHTCQLVVTGANAAVNKRQTATQAAAEFTPPKADLTLNQETKDFWQVITAQAGDILRIAPLKVGNYAYLSVAGGFKHDNWFNSAIAKLSSQSTNNKLSAAPITDYFAATSTTTALRESEKVPVRSEQLTTKKVTIKQVKTKQVVKNQTSYSNFYSLAGREQPFVARFIANTYWQQLSATPQALLLAQTFSIDTSSNKMGYRVNLQSPNGAIKSAYQALADVSGNISKPVVYGQIQLPSAEQWIVLMKDRQTIGGYPSIGTVMKTDLFRLAQLKPGQKMRFQPINLAQAQAQLNAFYQRFGR, from the coding sequence ATGACTGAGCCAAACGCTAAAACCAGCACTAAAACAAGCACTAAAACAAGCACTAAAGTCACCAATAAAGTAAACGCTAAGGCACTCAAGCTTTTCACCGTTACCCAAGGGGCTGAGCGCGTGTGCTTGCAAGATTTGGGGCGCAAACAATCAAGCCAGTTTGGGGTATCAGCGTCAGGTGCGGCGGATGAATATGCGCTATTGCAAGCAAACCACCTCGTCGGCAATCAAGCGGAAGAAGCCGCGCTCGAAGTATTACTGGGCAATATTGAAATCGCGATTCACCATACTTGCCAGCTCGTGGTGACGGGCGCAAACGCGGCGGTAAACAAGCGACAAACGGCGACACAAGCAGCAGCGGAATTCACGCCACCAAAGGCAGATCTAACGCTAAACCAAGAGACTAAAGATTTTTGGCAGGTGATCACCGCACAAGCTGGCGATATCCTGCGCATTGCGCCGCTTAAAGTGGGAAACTATGCCTATCTGAGTGTTGCAGGTGGTTTTAAACACGACAATTGGTTTAATAGTGCTATCGCTAAATTGTCTTCACAAAGCACAAACAACAAACTGAGCGCAGCTCCCATTACCGACTATTTCGCGGCAACGTCAACGACAACAGCTCTGCGCGAAAGCGAAAAAGTGCCAGTGCGCAGCGAACAACTCACCACAAAGAAAGTCACAATAAAACAGGTCAAAACAAAACAAGTCGTTAAAAATCAAACGTCTTATAGCAATTTTTACTCACTAGCGGGGCGCGAGCAGCCCTTTGTCGCGAGATTTATTGCCAACACCTATTGGCAACAATTAAGTGCCACACCCCAAGCGTTACTGCTTGCGCAAACTTTTTCAATCGACACCAGCTCAAACAAAATGGGTTATCGAGTTAACCTTCAATCACCAAACGGCGCAATAAAGTCTGCATACCAAGCACTTGCCGATGTATCAGGCAATATTTCCAAGCCCGTGGTCTACGGCCAGATTCAATTACCCAGCGCTGAGCAGTGGATTGTCCTGATGAAAGATAGGCAAACTATCGGCGGCTACCCGAGCATCGGCACAGTGATGAAAACCGACCTCTTTAGATTAGCGCAGCTCAAGCCGGGGCAAAAAATGCGTTTTCAACCAATCAACCTGGCGCAAGCTCAGGCACAGCTGAACGCTTTTTATCAGCGATTTGGTCGCTAA